The Kitasatospora albolonga nucleotide sequence CGGTGATCAACGCCCTCCAGGGAGAGGAGGACCCCACGGACTTCGGCGCGTTCCTTGACGCCGGGGGCACCCTCTACTTGCTCGGCAAGGACTCGGAGGTGAACAGTGTCGCGCCGCTCACCACGGCGCTCGCCGAAGATCTTCTGGATCAAGCGGAGGCACACGCCCTCGCCTCCCCGGCCGGGCGACTCGACCCCGCTCTCCTCGCGGGCTTGGACGAGGCACCGAACATCGCGCCGATCCCCAGCTTGCGCCAACGCGTGGCCGACGGTCGGGGCCGTGGCATCACGGTCGTCTACGGGCTCCAGGCGTGGGCATCCGCCCGCGCCCGCTTCGGCGAAGACACAGCGAAGGAACTGGCGGCCTTCACCAACAACGTCGTCGTCTTCAGTGGGGATAAAGATCCCGACTTCCTCAAGGACATGTCCGACCTCTGTGGTCAGGTCGAGCGCGAGCACACGACGAAGACCACCTCCGGCGGAGACCGTGGCGGCCACTCGACCGCCACGCACATGGCCCTCGAACCCGTACTGCGGGGAGACGAGATCAGGCGCCTGCCCGAGGGCCACGCCCTGGTCCTCGCGGACAACCTGCCGCCGGTCATCACTCGGCTCGACGGCATGTGGACCTGGAACTCCTGGGCCGAGATCAAGAGCAACGTCCGCGACCTGCGGGCCGCCAACGAAGCCGAGCGGACCCGGCGGGCGACCGAGAAGAGGGACCAGGCCAAGGCACACGCGGCGGCGTGGGCCGGCCGTGAAGGAGCTGCTGTCGCATGACCGAGACCCTGACCCACTTCGAGCCGTTCCCCGAGCCGCCCGCACTGATCCTGGAGTACATCGCGGAACGGAGCACGGAAGACTCCGTGGCAGCCGACGGTCCCGCCCCATGGGACCTCGGCGCCCTGTCCGCCGAGTTGATCGAGCCGATGCCCGCCTGGCTCGACTCCGTGTGCCGCTGGCTGAACCAGTCGTACGCCTGGCAGCCGCAGGACGTCATCCCGCCCTGCTGGGCGAAGCACGAGGGTCTGGCGTACGAGATCGCGGCCCTGGCCTTCGCCCGGGGCGACGCGTACGCGGGGGCAGGCTCGTCCGTGATCTGGCACGAGCAGTACGACCGCTTCCTCACCCGCATGAACAAGACACTGGGCAAGGCCGGAGACGAATGCCGCGTCGGCAAGCACGACGGGCGGCCCGCGCGTTTCCAGCTCACGACCTGGCCCACGGCCAGCGGCGAGACGACCGAGTCTGCCCGGCAG carries:
- a CDS encoding conjugal transfer protein TraG; translation: MHHPDDPYDFGYSLGTSQRPTGVELFSRADKACRVIGPMGSGKTLRFFAPLIRRWAGPVLATSTKPDLVELTLDARRRDERPVAVFDPQNIAPSLPKFRWTPINGASETEVAMMRAKAFVAGSRTPNSAAQSSEGSAFYKGQASKILAAYLHAAALDGATLDWVLRWARKLDPAPLGILDSHPGAGPGWADMLRTAITGDSRTVGNTASTLDAALEPFMHQSVINALQGEEDPTDFGAFLDAGGTLYLLGKDSEVNSVAPLTTALAEDLLDQAEAHALASPAGRLDPALLAGLDEAPNIAPIPSLRQRVADGRGRGITVVYGLQAWASARARFGEDTAKELAAFTNNVVVFSGDKDPDFLKDMSDLCGQVEREHTTKTTSGGDRGGHSTATHMALEPVLRGDEIRRLPEGHALVLADNLPPVITRLDGMWTWNSWAEIKSNVRDLRAANEAERTRRATEKRDQAKAHAAAWAGREGAAVA